The window AACCAATCGTACCATTCTACTACCAATCCCGGCTTGTCCTTCAAATTATAATTTACTCCGTCTTTGGCTAATGAAATGGCTTTCTCAAAGTTTTTCTTTTTTAATGCTTTTTGAATAGCTTCCCGTCTTAGGTTTGAATTTGTAATGTTTTGCTCCAGGTATTTTTCTGCAGCATTTTCACCTTTGGTTTTTAGCAATATATCGTACTTTATGCTTTGTGCTTCTTCTCTCTCGTAATCTGACCTTTGTGCTTCATCAATTTGTTTAAAGATATGCTCTGTTTCTTCTTCTGTTTTTAAAAGTAGGGCAGCAAGTCGCAAAACACCAATATGCCAATCCCAACCCGAATATATTTGCTTATCGAAAGCCGCGAAACAATATTCAATGATTAGCTTCCTGATTTCTTCGGATGATTGTTCCTGTGCAATAGTAAAAAGCATTTCGTATGCAGCATCTACACATCCGCCAATATCGCCATTGCTGTCGTCGGCATATTGCAGAGCTTCGGTCATTTGTTCCATAATAGCAGTACAGATAAAAACCGCGCTTTTATAATTGTGGTTGTTAATCTGTTTTTGAGCCGTCTCCAAAAGGTTGTCAACCGCATTGCCTACAATCCTTGAAGCCGACCAGTCGATAAAACCGTGTCTGTCGGAAGCGGTTTTAAGGATTGATTTTACCTGCTTTACATAAAGTTCCTTCGATTCATCGGAATTATGCTGGGCAAACGACGATAAAAACAAGTTTCGGAAAGGTGGGTTTGCTGCTGTTTTTTCGCGCACAAATTGTTTCAGCTCTTCGTGAGTAGCTTTTTCAAGCAGCTCGTTTACCTGTTCGACAACTGTTTTGCGTTTTGCTGCTTGCCCAGTTTTTGCCCTTTTAGTTTTCTTGTTTAGCTCCAACTCATCCTGTTGCAGGTAGAAAATTACGGCAGCCACATGCTTACACACCGGACCAAAGTCGTAGGGGCAATCGCACACATACTCGGTAATTACACCGTTTTTAAGGG of the Williamwhitmania sp. genome contains:
- a CDS encoding SWIM zinc finger family protein — encoded protein: MEGTEDYTVQLTLKNGVITEYVCDCPYDFGPVCKHVAAVIFYLQQDELELNKKTKRAKTGQAAKRKTVVEQVNELLEKATHEELKQFVREKTAANPPFRNLFLSSFAQHNSDESKELYVKQVKSILKTASDRHGFIDWSASRIVGNAVDNLLETAQKQINNHNYKSAVFICTAIMEQMTEALQYADDSNGDIGGCVDAAYEMLFTIAQEQSSEEIRKLIIEYCFAAFDKQIYSGWDWHIGVLRLAALLLKTEEETEHIFKQIDEAQRSDYEREEAQSIKYDILLKTKGENAAEKYLEQNITNSNLRREAIQKALKKKNFEKAISLAKDGVNYNLKDKPGLVVEWYDWLLKIAQAQNNSEKIIEYARLLFIDNFRHEQDYYHILKQHVKPEKWNAFIEAVIQDITTKKQWFDSGLIASIFIKEEWWDRLLELVNKSPDLNTIDHYEKHLSKNYANEIVELYAKGIIKYMKNNMGRDHYQNACRYIRKIIKLGARDKANGIISYLRTEYPKRKALMDELNKV